A section of the Oryza sativa Japonica Group chromosome 1, ASM3414082v1 genome encodes:
- the LOC4323845 gene encoding cysteine protease XCP2 — protein MAASMNSKLPLALVLLLLCGGACVAVAMPSELSIVGYSEEDLASHERLMELFEKFMAKYRKAYSSLEEKLRRFEVFKDNLNHIDEENKKITGYWLGLNEFADLTHDEFKAAYLGLTLTPARRNSNDQLFRYEEVEAASLPKEVDWRKKGAVTEVKNQGQCGSCWAFSTVAAVEGINAIVTGNLTRLSEQELIDCDTDGNNGCSGGLMDYAFSYIAANGGLHTEESYPYLMEEGTCRRGSTEGDDDGEAAAAVTISGYEDVPRNNEQALLKALAHQPVSVAIEASGRNFQFYSGGVFDGPCGTRLDHGVTAVGYGTASKGHDYIIVKNSWGSHWGEKGYIRMRRGTGKHDGLCGINKMASYPTKNA, from the exons ATGGCGGCTTCAATGAATTCGAAGCTTCCCCTGGCTCTTGTGCTCCTCCTGCTGTGCGGCGGCGCATGCGTAGCGGTAGCCATGCCCAGTGAATTGTCCATAGTTGGCTACTCGGAGGAGGATCTGGCGTCGCATGAGAGGCTGATGGAGCTGTTCGAGAAGTTCATGGCCAAGTACCGCAAGGCCTACTCCAGCTTGGAGGAGAAGCTGAGGAGGTTCGAGGTGTTCAAGGACAACCTCAACCACATCGACGAGGAGAACAAGAAGATCACCGGCTACTGGCTGGGCCTCAACGAGTTCGCCGACCTCACCCACGACGAGTTcaaggctgcctacctcggccTCACCCTcactccggcgaggaggaacagCAACGATCAGTTGTTCAGGtacgaggaggtggaggcggcaagTTTGCCGAAGGAGGTGGactggaggaagaagggggcgGTGACGGAGGTGAAGAACCAGGGGCAGTGCGGCAGCTGCTGGGCGTtctcgacggtggcggcggtggaggggatcAACGCCATCGTGACCGGCAACCTGACGCGCCTGTCGGAGCAGGAGCTCATCGACTGCGACACCGACGGCAACAACGGCTGCAGCGGCGGCCTCATGGACTACGCCTTCTCCTACATCGCCGCCAACGGCGGCCTCCACACCGAGGAGTCCTACCCGTACCTGATGGAGGAAGGCACCTGCCGCCGCGGCAGCACGGAgggggacgacgacggcgaggcggcggcggcggtgaccatcTCCGGGTACGAGGACGTGCCGAGGAACAACGAGCAGGCCCTGCTCAAGGCCCTGGCCCACCAGCCCGTCAGCGTCGCCATCGAGGCCTCAGGCAGGAACTTCCAGTTCTACAGCGGG GGTGTGTTTGATGGTCCGTGCGGCACGCGGCTGGATCATGGCGTGACGGCCGTTGGATACGGGACGGCCAGCAAGGGACACGATTACATCATCGTGAAGAACTCGTGGGGATCGCATTGGGGTGAGAAGGGGTACATCCGGATGAGGAGGGGCACCGGCAAGCACGACGGCCTCTGCGGCATCAACAAGATGGCCTCCTACCCAACCAAGAACGCTTAA